A stretch of the Sphingobacterium thalpophilum genome encodes the following:
- a CDS encoding NAD-dependent epimerase/dehydratase family protein: protein MIEKILITGASGFVGYHLTRAAKEAGLEVHAAVRKSSDVSEISSVVDKFVYPDFTDVDAIRALLESEHYTYVVHAAAMTRAKREEDLERVNVNYTRNLAAACFSLQNPIRRFVFVSSLAAIGPVSYASGLIDEHNPYAPVTAYGRSKRKAELALNDFDQQPLTILRPTAVYGPREKDIFILFKTMNGGLDAYVGRSPQKLSFIYVADLVQAILNACRFDQGGKHVYNLSDGQVYDRYEMAKIFREFSQKRMLRMHIPLGIVKAVAVMFERLYKNSKAIPVLYPERLNELTAENWGCDIASAQRQIHYRPNYDLRAGLMETLVWYKQNKWL from the coding sequence ATGATAGAAAAGATATTAATCACTGGAGCGAGTGGTTTTGTAGGTTATCATTTGACTAGGGCAGCGAAAGAGGCAGGGCTGGAAGTTCACGCTGCAGTACGTAAGTCAAGTGATGTGTCGGAAATTAGCTCTGTAGTGGATAAATTTGTTTACCCTGATTTTACGGATGTAGATGCTATCCGCGCCTTGCTGGAATCAGAGCACTATACCTATGTTGTCCATGCGGCAGCCATGACCCGTGCCAAGCGGGAGGAGGATTTGGAACGCGTTAACGTAAACTACACGCGAAACTTGGCTGCTGCCTGCTTTTCACTTCAAAATCCAATCCGCAGATTTGTTTTTGTGAGTAGCTTAGCTGCTATAGGGCCTGTTTCCTATGCCTCAGGTCTAATAGACGAGCATAACCCATATGCTCCAGTGACGGCTTATGGACGCAGCAAAAGAAAGGCCGAGCTAGCTCTAAACGATTTTGACCAGCAGCCATTGACGATTTTGCGTCCAACTGCAGTGTACGGCCCAAGAGAAAAAGATATTTTTATTCTTTTTAAAACGATGAACGGTGGTTTGGACGCCTATGTTGGCAGGTCACCGCAAAAATTGAGTTTTATTTATGTCGCTGATCTCGTGCAGGCCATCCTAAACGCTTGCCGGTTTGATCAGGGAGGGAAGCATGTATACAATCTAAGTGACGGACAGGTGTACGACCGTTATGAAATGGCTAAGATATTCAGGGAGTTCAGTCAGAAGAGAATGCTTCGAATGCATATTCCGTTGGGGATAGTAAAAGCTGTAGCCGTAATGTTCGAGCGCTTATATAAAAATTCAAAGGCAATTCCCGTATTATACCCCGAGCGCTTGAACGAACTTACAGCCGAAAACTGGGGCTGTGATATAGCGTCGGCTCAGCGCCAAATACATTACCGACCTAATTATGATCTGCGAGCGGGCTTAATGGAGACTTTGGTTTGGTATAAACAAAATAAATGGTTATAA
- a CDS encoding CDP-alcohol phosphatidyltransferase family protein, producing the protein MSEFKINKKLFQDRKRTNILSQPEQKLITYLVPRIPNWITSDGLTAIGFLGSLIVLGSFLLAEYVDIRYLLLGIPGFFVQWFGDSLDGRIAFYRNKSRRWYGFALDIVMDWISTVFIGLGYVLYTTGDYKYLGFALVSLYGWAMIISQLRYRITDKYTIDAGILGPTEIRVIICLVMLFEVLMPSSINWCVLVICILLFIINANDTRLLLKLGDAKDREDKLKKQQEESR; encoded by the coding sequence ATGAGTGAATTTAAAATAAATAAAAAGCTTTTTCAGGACCGGAAAAGAACAAATATCCTGAGTCAGCCTGAACAAAAGCTGATTACTTATCTCGTGCCGAGAATCCCGAATTGGATTACATCAGATGGACTTACAGCAATTGGTTTTCTTGGATCGCTAATCGTTTTAGGAAGCTTCCTGTTGGCTGAATATGTTGATATCCGCTATCTACTTTTAGGGATCCCGGGTTTTTTTGTGCAATGGTTTGGGGATTCGCTGGATGGCCGTATAGCCTTTTATCGCAACAAATCCCGACGTTGGTACGGATTTGCGCTTGATATTGTAATGGACTGGATCAGTACCGTTTTTATCGGTTTAGGCTATGTGCTATACACGACCGGAGATTATAAATATTTAGGATTTGCACTGGTGTCCCTGTACGGCTGGGCGATGATCATCTCTCAGCTCCGGTATAGAATTACCGATAAATACACAATAGACGCAGGTATACTTGGTCCAACTGAAATACGAGTAATTATTTGTCTGGTGATGCTTTTTGAAGTGCTGATGCCTAGCTCCATCAATTGGTGTGTATTGGTCATCTGTATATTGCTCTTTATTATCAATGCAAATGACACACGTCTCCTGCTAAAATTAGGTGACGCAAAGGATAGAGAAGATAAATTGAAAAAACAACAGGAAGAGTCCCGTTAA
- a CDS encoding GtrA family protein: MSSRAFIFFKAQLSAFLGGLFDFGVYSACYKLLHISAPFSNAISGSLGAIVNFLINRYWSFGSTKHSVGSQLWKFIIVVCGSIALKSTGIHFLVDVYHGNFLFSKLLVELLVSLGFNYTLQRFWVFKTDSKT, translated from the coding sequence ATGTCTTCACGAGCGTTTATTTTTTTTAAAGCACAACTTTCCGCCTTCTTGGGCGGACTGTTTGATTTTGGGGTATATTCGGCCTGTTATAAGCTACTCCATATCAGTGCGCCTTTCTCGAATGCCATTAGCGGAAGTCTGGGCGCAATAGTGAATTTCCTGATCAATCGATATTGGTCCTTTGGAAGTACAAAACATTCTGTGGGTAGCCAATTGTGGAAGTTTATTATCGTCGTCTGTGGAAGCATTGCGCTTAAATCTACGGGTATACATTTTCTGGTTGATGTATATCATGGTAATTTTTTGTTTTCGAAGCTGCTTGTTGAACTTTTGGTCTCCTTAGGTTTTAATTATACCTTACAACGTTTTTGGGTATTTAAAACCGATAGCAAGACATGA